GTGAATTTCAATTGGCTGCACGCATTGCATCCAAACACGAGGACCAAGCTTTACTGGGCGTGTTAATGAAATATGCGCAAGAGCGTAATGAACTTGAATGGATGATGAAAGCCTTGCAAGGCACACGGCTCCAGTAGTTGGAGGCCCTAGGTTTTTTATTATAGGACGTTCCTATTCTAGTGTAAGACGCGTTAGTCGAAACAGCTATAATTGCGTGTTGTACGATAAACACGGGCATCATGTGTGCGTTGTTGAGGGGGCATTTTAAATAAAGTCCATAGCAGCGTGTAATAACCAGCCGTTTCAAAATATTCTTCAAAAAATAGGCTGTACTCATCTGTCAACCATCCTCGGTCAAATACACCGCCCATAAATAAAAAACTGGCTGCTAATAACATCATCCAAAAATATTGGCTTTTCATAAAGCACAAGCTGCTTTGCCATGCAAATATCAAATGCCGTAAGCTGTAAAAAATGAATGGTAAAAATATCAGTATCGTAATAATGGCTGAACCGGTTGGGCTCGTCATATAAATCAGCCAGCTAGGGAGTTCGGTGTCGCGCAGTTCTAGTTCTCTTAAGAAGAAGCCAACCCTCAATAAAGCAAAGCCAGTACTTAGGTAAATTAATTTTCTCTGTTTGTGGGCGAACGTATTTATCAAAGCCAATATAAAAGCTATTAGAATCAATATGGCTTGAATGTTTTCGTATAGACCGTTTTCGGCCGCTAAGTCGGGCGCGCTGTAAATTTAAGACTAAATCCAACATAAAAATTATGTTGGATTTAGTAGAGTTCGAGAAGAGATTTGAGCGCTAGTGTCATATTTATTACACAAATATGACAGAAAATTTAAAGTCAAACCTGGTCAATAGTTTTTAGCTATCAAAACTATTGATATATTTAAATTTACTAATTGAGACTGTATCGCTAAACTAGCATCCAACCGAATAAGTCGGTTAAAATTTTTAGCTGATTTTTACACTTAACGATGGAGATAAAACATGGCATTACCAAATAAAGAAGGTCAACGCGTTCCTAACGTAACTTTCCCAACTCGCCAGAATGGTGATTGGGTTAATGTGACAACAGATGAGTTGTTTAAAGGTAAAACAGTTGTTGTATTCTCACTACCTGGTGCGTTTACGCCAACTTGTTCTTCAACCCACCTTCCACGTTACAACGAATTAGCGCCAGTATTTTTTGAAAATGGCGTAGACAGCATTGTATGTATGTCAGTAAACGACACGTTTGTAATGAACGAGTGGGCACAAGATCAAGAAGCGAACAATGTAGTTCTAATTCCTGATGGCAACGGCGAGTTTTCAGAAGGTATGGGCATGCTGGTGGACAAAGCAAACCTTGGTTTTGGTAAGCGTTCATGGCGTTATTCGATGCTGGTAAAAGATGGCGTTGTTGAAAAAATGTTCATCGAACCAGAAGTAGAAGGCGACCCATTTGAAGTGTCGGATGCCGACACCATGTTGAACTACATCAACCCAAGTGCGAAAAAGCCACCAGTTGCGACTATCTTCACTAAAACAGGCTGCCCATTCTGTGCTAAAGCGAAAGCGGCACTAGAAGATGCAGGCATTAAGTATGAAGAAATCCTTATCAGCAACAGCGGCGTGACTTCACGTACTCTACGTGCTGTTGCGAATCGTGATACGGTACCTCAAGTGTTTATCGAAGGTAAACACATTGGTGGATCGGAAGAGTTGACGGCTTATCTTAAAAAATAAGTTTTAATTGGCTCAGTCCATAATCACCAGGCTTGGTGGTTATCAAGGGAGCTTCGGCTCCCTTTTTTCAACAAACTTGTTTTGTGTGGGATTAGTTTGAATCATAGACAAAACAGGTTTAAAAAGAAAGGATACACAACCATGAAATATGATTACGATGTGATAGCGATTGGGGCCGGCAGTGGTGGTTTGTCGATTGTTGAACGTGCGTCAGAGTACGGCAAAAAATGCGCTGTGGTTGAAGCCAAAAAACTAGGCGGCACTTGTGTGAATATTGGATGTGTCCCTAAAAAAGTCATGTGGTTTGGTGCGCATATCGCTGAAGCTTTACGTGATGCGCCAGACTTTGGCTTTGATGTGGATGTTAAAAGCTTTTCTTGGTCAAAGCTGGTAGAAAAGCGTGAGCAATATATCCAGAACATTAATACCTGGTACAACGGCTACATGAAAGACTTGGGAGTGGATGTGTTGCAAGGCTGGGGCAGTTTTGTCGATAACCACACGGTTGAAGTTGATGGTAAGAAATACACAGCTGAAACCATCGTGATTGCACCAGGTGGCGTACCCGATATCCCCCAGGATGTTGAAGGTGCTGAATTAGGTATCACATCAGATGGTTTCTTTGCTCTAAAAACGCAGCCTAAAAAGGTCGCCGTAATTGGTAGTGGCTACATAGGCGTTGAGTTAGCCGGTGTATTCCAAGCTTTAGGCACGGACGTGAGCTTATTAAGTCGTAAAGATCTAGTGTTGCGTGGTTTTGACGATATGATTCGTGAGAACTTAACCGATGCGATGATTACCAGTGGCATACATAAAGAATACCATTTCCGGGTTGCGCGTATTTACCGCGCCGAAAACGGCAGTTTGACGGTAGAAAGTGAAGACGGTCAGCACTTAGAAGGTTTTGATGAAGTGGTTTGGGCGGTAGGGCGTCGTAACTTAATTGAACCAATGAAAATTGAGAACGCGGGGTTAACCGCGCATTCAAAAGGCATTATTGAAGTGGACGACGAACATCGTACCTCCGTTAATAATATCTTCGCAATTGGGGATGTGACGGGTCAGCCGCAATTAACACCGGTGGCGATCCGTGCGGGTCGTTTCTTGGCTGAGCGCTTATACAATAACAAACCGCACTTGAAGTTGGACTTGAATGCGGTGCCAACGGTTATTTTCTCTCACCCGCCAGTGGGAACAGTTGGCTTGGCGGAGCATGACGCGCGTGCGAAATACGGCGATGAGAATGTAAAAGTCTACACCTCGATTTTCACGCCGATGCGTTATGCCTTTACCGAGCACCAAATTAAAACCGCGCTAAAG
The Thiomicrospira pelophila DSM 1534 genome window above contains:
- a CDS encoding glutathione peroxidase → MALPNKEGQRVPNVTFPTRQNGDWVNVTTDELFKGKTVVVFSLPGAFTPTCSSTHLPRYNELAPVFFENGVDSIVCMSVNDTFVMNEWAQDQEANNVVLIPDGNGEFSEGMGMLVDKANLGFGKRSWRYSMLVKDGVVEKMFIEPEVEGDPFEVSDADTMLNYINPSAKKPPVATIFTKTGCPFCAKAKAALEDAGIKYEEILISNSGVTSRTLRAVANRDTVPQVFIEGKHIGGSEELTAYLKK
- the gorA gene encoding glutathione-disulfide reductase, whose product is MKYDYDVIAIGAGSGGLSIVERASEYGKKCAVVEAKKLGGTCVNIGCVPKKVMWFGAHIAEALRDAPDFGFDVDVKSFSWSKLVEKREQYIQNINTWYNGYMKDLGVDVLQGWGSFVDNHTVEVDGKKYTAETIVIAPGGVPDIPQDVEGAELGITSDGFFALKTQPKKVAVIGSGYIGVELAGVFQALGTDVSLLSRKDLVLRGFDDMIRENLTDAMITSGIHKEYHFRVARIYRAENGSLTVESEDGQHLEGFDEVVWAVGRRNLIEPMKIENAGLTAHSKGIIEVDDEHRTSVNNIFAIGDVTGQPQLTPVAIRAGRFLAERLYNNKPHLKLDLNAVPTVIFSHPPVGTVGLAEHDARAKYGDENVKVYTSIFTPMRYAFTEHQIKTALKLVVTGPEEKVVGIHIVGDTADEMLQGFAVAVQMGATKADLDATIAIHPSSSEELVTMR